The following are encoded together in the Macrobrachium rosenbergii isolate ZJJX-2024 chromosome 21, ASM4041242v1, whole genome shotgun sequence genome:
- the LOC136849739 gene encoding C-type lectin domain family 4 member C-like has translation MRKNFALLYFATVFLGVCTAFCYDPFMELGSSCYYFSDQEATWDSARATCKGMSTSSQTADLAVFDRTCGDQASIITHVTDLAPSKWWIGGSDDQHEGYWEWVDGTPINMIREYWSPDEPNGFEEENALILFRRLNETFPRWRVGDHISTDTHYYICQSED, from the exons ATGAGGAAGAATTTTGCTCTCCTTTACTTTGCCACAGTCTTCCTTGGGGTATGCACAG CTTTTTGCTACGATCCCTTCATGGAACTGGGAAGTTCCTGCTACTACTTTTCCGACCAGGAAGCGACCTGGGACTCAGCTAGAGCAACTTGTAAGGGCATGAGTACCTCAAGCCAAACGGCGGATCTTGCAGTCTTCGATAGGACTTGCGGTGACCAAGCGAGTATCATCACCCACGTTACTGACTTAG CTCCAAGCAAGTGGTGGATCGGTGGATCGGACGACCAGCACGAAGGGTACTGGGAGTGGGTTGACGGAACACCCATCAACATGATCAGGGAATACTGGTCCCCAGATGAACCCAACGGCTTTGAGGAAGAGAACGCACTCATTCTGTTCAGGAGACTCAATGAAACTTTTCCTCGATGGAGAGTCGGAGACCACATCTCAACTGACACTCATTATTATATATGTCAATCAGAAGACTAA